A window of Lodderomyces elongisporus chromosome 8, complete sequence genomic DNA:
AAAGCTAgtccaaactcaaaaaaaagggcaaTCCTCAACACTGAAGTAATCAACTAGTTCAATCAAACAAACTACattctttgcttcttcatTGAACACAATTCAAACTACTTTTCATTCCCTCTCTATCATTCTCTTCCACCCCTCCCACCCccaatttcttgtttttcccCGATACTTGGTATTAATTTCAACCAAGGAACAAAAGTATTaatataaaagaaagatgagTTCGCAACAGAATAATTTATTCAAGTTTTCCAACCTTCACCTTCATCTCCCCAAATCAGCCAAACTTCGCTCTGCTGGAATATACACTGCAGGTGCTTTATTCTCAATTGGGTTTTGGTCCTTAATTGATGCGCTGATCTATTCGAAAACAGTTAATGCGCTGGACGTCCATGTGACATTTGTTGATTGGATCCCTTTGATATGTTCTTCGTTGGGTATGCTTATTGTCAACTCCATTGAGAAGGGTAACCTTATGAATCGTGACTCAGATGGATTTGGAACTACTGGAGGACGTGGTGGCGGCGGGTTTGGTCTTGATGATGGGGGTAATTACGTATGGGCAGCAAGAATTATCTTGTTTTTAGGATTCAGCTTATTGGCTGGCGGCGTTGCTGGTAGCTTTATGGTTTTTATCCTCAAATATTTGATGAAACATTACAGCTTCCCCACTTTGGGTATGGGAGTTGCGAATATCGTATGCAATGGATGCGTTATGTTGAGTTGCATTATATTGTGGATTTCACAGAATATCGAGGATGAATATAGTTATAGCTTAGCTTTATAGTTGGAACAGGActaaaggaaagaaaatgttTGGAGAGcgtatttatatacattgATTGTATAAACAAGAAAGATTATACGAGAGAGAAATAAACAGgattgaaataaaaatttcttGCAGGTATTCATGATTTTAAGTGTATTGAAACTCTATAAAGATGTCGAAAAAATCTAGAAAAGTAATTCATATAATTGTAAtggaaaacaagaacaagaaaaacaacagcaacaacaacaacaacaacaacaacaacaacaagaaaaagaagaagaagaagaagaagaagaagaaatgaatATGCAATGTGTAATTGGCAAATACAATAGCCTGGAAGATCGGCTCAATCAGGTCAATCAGATCAGTCGGGTCTGTGACTCATGGTTCATTGTTTATAACACATGATTGTgggtttgttttttttttttctttttattattattctttggTTCATAACATCCAGCTCACGCGCTTATTTTCAACTCATCCTTGTATGAACCAAGCAACTCCAGTTCAAATTCAGTGAAGTTGAACAAACTCAAGTCCACTGGAGTGGTAGAGCCTCTAGGATACACCTTAAACTCAGGgcttttcaattcattaAAGAATGGATGTGCCATTACTCTTCTGGGACTTGCACGGGCTTCGGGGTCATATACCAAtattttcatcaacaaatctATAGCATCTGGTGGTGAGTTGCTGAAAATCTGTTTAAATCTTTCCTCTACAGTACAACTGAACAACTTTGTCGAGTACATATTTCCTCTATAGTTTGGATTGCTcttgaagaaaaacacttttggtggtggtccTAATAGTTTGGcaatttctttcaattgtgACTCGGGAGAAGATCCTTGGAAAATGGGTTTGCCCAAGAACATCTCCGCAACAACACATCCCAAGCCCCATAtgtcaatttttgttgtgtACAAAGAACACCCTACAATCAACTCTGGTGCTCTGTAGTACCTTGAACATATATAGCTGACACTTGGCTGGTTAACCTCGAGTTTCTTTGCTGAGCCAAAGTCACATATTTTCAATCTTATATTCGTTGGGTCAACCAATATGTTTGATGGCTTGATATCCCTATGACTTATACCAAATCCATGTAAATACAACATTGCTCTTGCAAGTTGGAATGTATATGCCTTCATGTGCGGGTAAGGAATAGTGTATTTCAGTTGTCGATAATACTTGATTTCAGATTGTAAATTTGATGGTAAGCATTCCATGACCAAGTTTTGGTAAATCTTGTTATCTGAAGAACTCTTCTTatcgaaaaagaaacgcAAGCTGACAATATTGGGATGTTGAACCACGCGCAAAATCTCCAATTCTCTAGATTTGTACTCTGTTTGGGCTGGGACTCTTTTTATGGCAAATGGACCAATCCATTCGTCTCTTCCACCATTGCTGCTCACACCGTTATGTCCGTTGCTATTGCTCTGCTCCTGTTGCtcctgttgctgttgttgctggtggtgTCGGTGAGTGCTTGAAACATCAGTAGGTTCGTCATATCGTAATGCAGCTTCTACAACTGTTCCAAATGCTCCTTCTCCAATCTTCCTATATTCTCTAATAGTCATTCGACTTGATGTAGATGTCTTGTTGTTGACAACTTGTGGTAGCGTGTATTCATTCACTGACTGCGCCATGTTTGGTGTTGAAATAAACGGgggattttttttataaaatcaaaaataaagataaaagcGGGAGGGGAGTATGCGTCAATTGTTGAGATTCAGAGAAAACGTTGTAgttataaaagaaaaaacaacaacttctTTTATGATGCGTTTTAATTGTGTTTAGCTGCAAAAAATGCCCTCAATCGTTCAAATTTCAAGTTTGGTGATTGAGTAGTAATTGTtataaattgtttttttttgatttgtaGTTGATTATTTACGTGTGTCCGGTAACGTGTTTTTCCTCAATATAACTAGGTAGGGGTAgtgagtgtgagtgtgagGGGAGGGGGGCGGAAGCAGAGAGATAGGaagtttggtttggttcCTGTGTCTAATCTCTAAATAGTTTCTAAAGCACTATTGAGTATTCTTAGTTAATTTAGTTGTAATTGACTAATGATAAAGTAAACAGCTCTAGTGCTAGTATAAATGGATGTTTTTCTGCGTCGTTGAATGTTGATTGTTGAATGTTGAATGTTGgttgttggttgttgttgttatttttggTAGTCTGTGGTATGTTAcaaatattattttttttttgttgtttctttgattttgttaATTATCGCCAACTGAGGCGTTGACCACCAATCCACTCAACACCGGTAATTTTATACTTCTTTCACACCTttgttatatatatattattcttttttttttacttcttccttcttcttttttgcgcGCAACACTGCCACTGGATGGCGCCCTCCCCACCCCCTCTCCTCTCCTCCCCCCTTATATGACTACAGCGCAATTAAACTATAGTCACCAAGCAATAGAACTAGAGTTACGGAGATTGCTAGAATAATTCTTAGAGTGGAAAtatactctttttctttaagtGATATTCATTTGCAAATACTTTCTGCCTTTAGtttgtttctcttctaTTTTGTGTATATTATAatgattattttttttctatttttttatttttttattttttttttcacttctttttttcccgCCCGCCCTTTTGTCTCCTTCGTGTATTTTCGTGTGGGTGGTGGTCATTCAAATTGCGGTCACGGGATTTCTAGGAAACGGagttatattttttttactactGGTGGTGATTCCCTAACCTTTCAGAGCTAAAAGTGTAGAGTTTTAGATTCATGTCTAATTATTCATATTGGTAGATATGAGGAAGAAAGGGGGGGTAGCAATCCAATGAAGAGCCTCAAATTCATACTTTCACAGAAATCCATTTGTGAATTTGATATTATGGCTATCAAATTTggcggggggggggggggggggggttgGAATTTTCATTGAATCTTTTCCCCAGCTCTCTTACTCTCTCAGCATGACTCTTTTGGTTACGCGCGGTTAAGGAGTCGCTGTTGTAAACAATATTCTCGGTAGATACGGCTTACACAACAACGCTCCATTACACGAAAGGAGTCAGCACAGCTAGACAATGTCGCACTTTTCATTAGTGTCGCGTTTATTATTGTCtcaaaatataaaaatatatatttccgTTACATGGAATATCTCTTTTATCTCTAATATGTATGCAGCTGACATCTAGAGTCCACCATGTTTCACAACtactttttgaaaaataaaaaaaatgaaacatTAGCTTTAAATTGTTGGTTGAACAAAACATATCATCATTCTAAACTTTATGTCCACTATGTCCAAGTATTGTAGAGGAGACGAGTTGAGTGGATGCTGGAAACCGGTCATCGTTTTTGAGCAATTTTTTAATCAAAGAATGATGATAtgttttgttgatgaagaaaaaaaaaaaaattagccAATAAACGAGTAAAAGTACTTTACACTATACTAAACAAGGAATATTAGATTTAAGTACTAggacaaacaaacaaacaaacaaacaaacaaacaaacaaacaaacaaactaaCTAACGAATCAAAAAGGGGAATggaaaaatgaataaaaaatctGTACCTTTCTTTCCCAAACAGTAATACATTCTTATTCACCTTtatattttccatttcacCTTTATGGTTTGACCTATAGCATGTTGAATTTCGCAGCCAAGTAAGAGGTTGGTTAGAGACAAGTCTCTGGTAGCTGCAacatacttttttttttctctctcttccccccttcttatttttttcccatAGTTGTACGCGCCAAAAAACCAGTCTCTAGCATTTTTCGAATTGTGGAAGAGAAAGGAACAGCAGATGTCGAGCTAagatacacacatacatataccGGACTTAATATTCAATTTTATCACCACCAATACTAGATCTTTTATAAAGCACGGACCCAATCGTCTTATTGCCACTATTCACTATGTCCCTTTTAAAAAGAAGTCTTAACTTACTAAGTAAGAGCACCAGCTCTTTACTGTCGGTGCCTAgtatttcaaaaacaatcatCAATCCAATTGCATTCAAACatttttcaacatcaacaccatTTTTCAGCCAACAAATCAATATTAATAACCAACAATCGACTGAAGAAAGCAGTCCATTTGCACACAagcaaaaccaacaacagcCTGTCGATGATGCTAAAACCGCAGAAGCAGCTCAAGCAGCTCTCGATGATGCCTTGCTAGATAAAATAGAtcaacaaaagcaacaaaaaattaaaaaggaAATCGTGGTGGACGAAAAAGTCGTTTCATGGAAACTATACGGCCGTTTCAATAGACACAACACTAGATGCACTTTGGTTGCCGTTGTCGAAGACCTCAATTTCATGAAAAACAATGAACATTTGTCTTATAACGATAAAGTCATCTACTATATGCAATTACCTCACAAGGTGAAATACGATGTCACAGCAGGTATGTTGGGTTTCAGAAAGACACAGAGACAAGAGTACGAGGCTGGTTTCCAAGTTGCGGCAAAGATGTTCAAAACAATCCAAGAAAGAAACTATATTGGCCCCAACGATAAAGTCGAATTGGTATTTACAAATTTCGGAAAGGGAAGACAAGCATTTGAAGCAGCATTATTGGGTAAAGAAGGTTCATTTTTAAGAAACAATATCGTGAGAATAGTGGAAAACACAACTCTCAAGTTTGGTGGTCACAGATCAAAGAAGGTACGTCGTTTGTAAATTGTTATTATCTACAACAAGATTcctccccctttttttttttaatttatacAACCCATGTTTACCGTAgtattgaaaagaagaagtatgAAAACAGCGAGCAACACATGAGATAAGAACAGGGCATACCAGAACGAAACATCACGAGACGAAACAAGACAAGATAAAACAggacaaaacaaaaacatagCAGAACAGGAGAGAGCAGAACCAGTGAAAGCATGGCACACTGCAATATACTTTAGATTGACACTGAACAAGAGGTCCACAAATcgccttttttcttttaagatttcaaacaaaacttgtatatatataccgGGGATCTAGAAAGAAATAAGCTAATCATAGTGATGATTTACTTGTTTAGGTCTCTATATCTAGTAAAGGAGGCGAGGAAGCAAAGTTTAGATTCATCTAATAGTATCTTTTAACTGTTTGCAGTCAATGATTTTGTAGTTATTGGTTTTACAACCTATAGTGGTATAAGACTATATCTTAACcctaatatttattttttacacGTGACCTTAAAATCTctaacttttctttttctcgtTTACTTTGAggctattttttttttcaaatgtcGCGAACATTTGTCGTAAAGTTTGCAATAGCTTATGAGCGTTGTTAAGTGTCGCATTTCTGCCCTTTCCAATATGTGCACGCATCACCAGAGCGAAAAATAATTCCCATACTACtagtttgaaattttttatacTCATTGAAGCTTTTCATAGTTGTATCAACACCTAATCATCAATAACATCTACAATGGCTCGTATGTTTGCGAATAATTTGTCATATATCATGATCAAGTTGCAAGAGACCACAGGGGAGAGGGATAGACATCATTGTCAAATTGAGCGGACATTTCTAGAAGATAACGTGAAATAGTGGACGATTAAGACATGCTAGAATgaacaaataaagaaatgaagaaacTTAGAAATCAACAAGTGAATCATTAAACTCATGATTAGATCAACAAGTAGAATGAGCACTTGTGATGTTTTTAACGTCAATAGCTTTTTACTACAAGTATTGAAGGATAGAATGACTTGGTTTCTTTGAAATAGCACTTAATAAGTCAAgcaagttttttttctttccaaattGACAATAGAGTCATTCATGCTTGTGATATAAGGCTACGTTCCCTAATTATGATCACTACTAGTGTTTGAAATGAGAAAAATGTCGTTGGACAGTACACCTCAACCTCATGTTTGGGTCTTTACtatgaaagaagaagaagaagaagaagaagaagaagaagaaaagaaaaacaacaggAAAAGGAATTTCTTTAACATGCTTGCAAAGTAATTACACCAGTCTAGATCATGCTTCTTGTCCGTATTTTTCAATGTGTCTAACCCATATCTTGCAAACATTTTCAgtctttgaaaaataaaattattttcaatactaactttctaatttttttagcAAACACAAAAGCATCAGCTGCTAAGAAGGCTGCCTTGAAAGGTACCAACTCAAACAAGGTCACCAAGGTGAGAACCTCAACCACATTCAGATTGCCAAAGACTCTTAAATTGCAAAGATCACCAAAATACCAAAGAAAATCAGTACCACACTACAACAGACTCGATGCTTACAAAGTTATCGTTTCTCCAATTGCTACTGAGACCGCAATGAAGAAAGTCGAGGACTCAAACACCTTGGTTTTCCAAG
This region includes:
- a CDS encoding uncharacterized protein (BUSCO:EOG092654QZ) is translated as MSLLKRSLNLLSKSTSSLSSVPSISKTIINPIAFKHFSTSTPFFSQQININNQQSTEESSPFAHKQNQQQPVDDAKTAEAAQAALDDALLDKIDQQKQQKIKKEIVVDEKVVSWKLYGRFNRHNTRCTLVAVVEDLNFMKNNEHLSYNDKVIYYMQLPHKVKYDVTAGMLGFRKTQRQEYEAGFQVAAKMFKTIQERNYIGPNDKVELVFTNFGKGRQAFEAALLGKEGSFLRNNIVRIVENTTLKFGGHRSKKVRRL
- the VPS68 gene encoding Vacuolar protein sorting-associated protein 68 (BUSCO:EOG092654VM) gives rise to the protein MSSQQNNLFKFSNLHLHLPKSAKLRSAGIYTAGALFSIGFWSLIDASIYSKTVNASDVHVTFVDWIPLICSSLGMLIVNSIEKGNLMNRDSDGFGTTGGRGGGGFGLDDGGNYVWAARIILFLGFSLLAGGVAGSFMVFILKYLMKHYSFPTLGMGVANIVCNGCVMLSCIILWISQNIEDEYSYSLAL
- the RPL25 gene encoding 60S ribosomal protein L25 (BUSCO:EOG092657YR), which encodes MAPNTKASAAKKAALKGTNSNKVTKVRTSTTFRLPKTLKLQRSPKYQRKSVPHYNRLDAYKVIVSPIATETAMKKVEDSNTLVFQVDIKANKHQIKAAAKELYDVDVDYVNTLIRPNGTKKAFLRLTADHDALDIANKIGYI
- the MCK1 gene encoding protein kinase mck1, with the translated sequence MAQSVNEYTLPQVVNNKTSTSSRMTIREYRKIGEGAFGTVVEAALRYDEPTDVSSTHRHHQQQQQQEQQEQSNSNGHNGVSSNGGRDEWIGPFAIKRVPAQTEYKSRELEILRVVQHPNIVSLRFFFDKKSSSDNKIYQNLVMECLPSNLQSEIKYYRQSKYTIPYPHMKAYTFQLARAMLYLHGFGISHRDIKPSNILVDPTNIRLKICDFGSAKKLEVNQPSVSYICSRYYRAPELIVGCSLYTTKIDIWGLGCVVAEMFLGKPIFQGSSPESQLKEIAKLLGPPPKVFFFKSNPNYRGNMYSTKLFSCTVEERFKQIFSNSPPDAIDLLMKILVYDPEARASPRRVMAHPFFNELKSPEFKVYPRGSTTPVDLSLFNFTEFESELLGSYKDELKISA